Proteins co-encoded in one Zalophus californianus isolate mZalCal1 chromosome 9, mZalCal1.pri.v2, whole genome shotgun sequence genomic window:
- the PTGES3 gene encoding prostaglandin E synthase 3 yields the protein MQPASAKWYDRRDYVFIEFCVEDSKDVNVNFEKSKLTFSCLGGSDNFKHLNEIDLFHCIDPNDSKHKRTDRSILCCLRKGESGQSWPRLTKERAKLNWLSVDFNNWKDWEDDSDEDMSNFDRFSEMMNNMGGDEDVDLPEVDGADDDSQDSDDEKMPDLE from the exons GCAGCCTGCTTCTGCAAAGTGGTACGATCGAAGGGACTACGTCTTCATTGAATTTTGTGTCGAAGACAGTAAAGATGTTaatgtaaattttgaaaaatccaAACTTACATTCAG ttGTCTTGGAGGAAGtgataattttaaacatttaaatgaaattgatCTTTTTCACTGTATTGATCCAAAT gattccAAGCATAAAAGAACGGACAGATCAATTTTATGTTGTTTACGAAAAGGCGAATCTGGCCAGTCATGGCCAAGGTTAACAAAAGAAAGGGCAAag CTTAATTGGCTTAGTGTGGACTTCAATAATTGGAAAGACTGGGAAGATGATTCAGATGAAGACATGTCTAATTTTGATCGTTTCTCTGAG ATGATGAACAACATGGGTGGTGATGAGGATGTAGATTTACCAGAAGTAGATGGAGCAGATGAT GATTCACAAGACAGTGATGATGAAA aaATGCCAGATCTGGAGTAA
- the ATP5F1B gene encoding ATP synthase subunit beta, mitochondrial, with protein sequence MLGLVGRVAATSASGALRGLGPSAPLPQVQVLLRATPAALQLARDYAAQTSPSPKAGVATGRIVAVIGAVVDVQFDEGLPPILNALEVQGRETRLVLEVAQHLGESTVRTIAMDGTEGLVRGQKVLDSGAPIKIPVGPETLGRIMNVIGEPIDERGPIKTKQFAPIHAEAPEFVEMSVEQEILVTGIKVVDLLAPYAKGGKIGLFGGAGVGKTVLIMELINNVAKAHGGYSVFAGVGERTREGNDLYHEMIESGVINLKDATSKVALVYGQMNEPPGARARVALTGLTVAEYFRDQEGQDVLLFIDNIFRFTQAGSEVSALLGRIPSAVGYQPTLATDMGTMQERITTTKKGSITSVQAIYVPADDLTDPAPATTFAHLDATTVLSRAIAELGIYPAVDPLDSTSRIMDPNIVGNEHYDVARGVQKILQDYKSLQDIIAILGMDELSEEDKLTVSRARKIQRFLSQPFQVAEVFTGHMGKLVPLKETIKGFQQILAGEYDHLPEQAFYMVGPIEEAVAKADKLAEEHS encoded by the exons ATGTTGGGTCTTGTGGGTCGTGTGGCCGCTACTTCGGCCTCTGGGGCCTTGAGGGGACTCGGTCCTTCAGCGCCACTACCCCAAGTCCAGGTCTTACTGCGGGCCACTCCGGCAGCGCTCCAGCTTG CCAGAGACTATGCCGCCCAAACCTCTCCTTCGCCGAAAGCAGGCGTTGCCACCGGGCGCATCGTGGCGGTTATCGGTGCAGTGGTGGATGTCCAGTTTGATGAGGGACTACCACCCATCCTAAATGCCCTGGAAGTGCAAGGCAGGGAGACCAGGCTGGTTTTGGAGGTGGCCCAGCATTTGG GTGAGAGCACAGTAAGGACTATTGCCATGGATGGTACAGAAGGCTTGGTTAGAGGCCAGAAAGTCCTGGATTCTGGTGCACCAATCAAAATTCCTGTTGGTCCTGAGACGTTGGGCAGAATCATGAACGTCATTGGAGAACCTATTGATGAGCGAGGTCCCATCAAAACCAAACA ATTTGCACCTATTCATGCTGAGGCCCCTGAGTTCGTGGAGATGAGTGTTGAGCAGGAAATTCTGGTTACTGGTATCAAGGTCGTGGATCTGCTGGCTCCCTATGCCAAGGGTGGCAAAATTG GGCTCTTTGGTGGTGCTGGAGTTGGCAAGACGGTACTGATCATGGAGTTGATCAACAATGTAGCCAAAGCCCATGGTGGTTACTCTGTGTTTGCTGGTGTTGGTGAGAGGACCCGTGAAGGCAATGACTTATACCATGAAATGATTGAGTCTGGTGTTATCAACTTGAAAGATGCTACCTCCAAG GTAGCGCTAGTGTACGGTCAAATGAATGAACCACCTGGTGCTCGCGCCCGGGTGGCTCTGACTGGACTGACTGTTGCTGAGTACTTCAGAGACCAAGAGGGTCAAGATGTATTGCTCTTTATTGATAACATCTTCCGCTTCACCCAGGCTGGCTCTGAG GTGTCTGCTTTATTGGGCAGAATCCCTTCTGCTGTGGGCTATCAGCCTACCCTGGCCACTGATATGGGTACCATGCAGGAAAGAATCACCACCACCAAGAAGGGATCTATTACCTCTGTGCAG GCTATCTATGTGCCTGCTGATGACTTGACTGACCCTGCCCCTGCCACTacctttgcccatttggatgctACCACTGTGCTGTCCCGCGCTATTGCTGAGTTGGGCATCTATCCAGCTGTGGATCCTCTGGATTCCACCTCTCGAATCATGGATCCCAACATTGTTGGAAATGAGCATTATGATGTTGCTCGTGGGGTGCAAAAGATCCTACAG GACTACAAATCTCTCCAGGACATCATTGCCATCCTGGGTATGGATGAACTTTCTGAGGAAGACAAGTTGACTGTGTCCCGTGCACGGAAAATACAGCGTTTCTTGTCTCAGCCATTCCAGGTAGCTGAGGTTTTCACAGGTCATATGGGGAAGCTGGTACCTCTGAAGGAGACCATCAAAGGATTCCAGCAGATTTTGGCAG GTGAATATGACCATCTCCCAGAACAGGCCTTCTATATGGTGGGACCCATTGAAGAAGCCGTGGCAAAAGCTGATAAGCTGGCTGAAGAGCATTCATGA